One Erysipelothrix amsterdamensis DNA window includes the following coding sequences:
- a CDS encoding YaaA family protein, translating to MIILVSPTKTQKENSQDNLENSLFPEIKSELLASLQAFTRDEIKKSMRVSDKIADTVYHNYQNFSETTPAILSYQGSSFKNMNRELWSHDDYLEAQKRLYIFSALYGLSKCSSAVGRYRLDFLMKLNIDLYQIWKQPITDYLNELNQPIVNLASSEYSSMIDVNTLSVPMITLDFKEQSGDSYKTKSTYVKIARGKMVSYLIQNRIQTFNDIKNISFDGYTFNRTLSTDKSYIFTRKES from the coding sequence ATGATTATTCTCGTATCACCAACTAAAACACAAAAAGAGAATTCTCAAGATAACCTTGAGAATTCTCTTTTTCCAGAAATAAAGTCAGAGCTTCTTGCTTCACTTCAAGCATTTACGCGTGATGAGATTAAAAAATCAATGCGTGTTTCCGATAAAATTGCGGATACCGTTTACCACAACTATCAAAACTTTTCAGAAACGACACCTGCGATTTTATCCTATCAAGGTTCTTCTTTCAAAAACATGAATCGAGAACTTTGGTCACACGATGATTATCTAGAGGCTCAAAAACGTCTCTACATTTTCTCCGCACTCTACGGACTCTCTAAGTGTTCTTCTGCGGTTGGACGCTATCGCCTCGATTTCCTGATGAAACTTAACATAGATCTGTATCAAATATGGAAACAGCCGATCACGGATTACCTTAATGAGTTAAATCAGCCCATTGTGAACCTAGCCTCAAGCGAGTATAGTTCAATGATCGATGTGAACACTTTAAGTGTGCCGATGATTACCTTAGATTTTAAAGAACAAAGTGGCGATTCCTATAAAACCAAATCGACCTATGTTAAGATTGCTCGTGGAAAAATGGTCTCATACCTCATTCAAAATCGTATTCAAACATTCAATGACATTAAAAACATTTCGTTTGATGGTTACACATTCAATAGAACCTTATCCACAGACAAATCCTATATATTTACTCGAAAAGAAAGTTAA
- a CDS encoding arsenate reductase family protein translates to MKPLFIYYPKCSTCKRAVKYLEENNIDVVYRDMMLENPTKAELKEWLQISGLPIKRFFNTSGIVYREMKLKDKLPEMSDDEALELLSTTGRLVRRPMLIGDHGVFVGFHEEMYETLK, encoded by the coding sequence ATGAAACCATTATTTATCTACTATCCTAAATGTTCTACATGTAAACGTGCCGTAAAATATTTAGAAGAAAACAACATCGATGTTGTTTATCGCGACATGATGCTTGAGAATCCAACGAAAGCAGAATTAAAAGAATGGCTCCAAATTAGTGGCTTACCCATCAAACGATTCTTTAATACATCCGGTATCGTTTATCGCGAAATGAAGTTGAAGGATAAACTTCCGGAAATGAGTGATGACGAAGCACTTGAATTACTCTCAACAACAGGTCGTTTAGTCCGAAGACCTATGTTAATTGGCGATCACGGTGTATTTGTTGGCTTTCATGAAGAGATGTATGAGACATTAAAATAA
- a CDS encoding NAD-dependent epimerase/dehydratase family protein has protein sequence MKKVFVLGGTGFLGYHTVCELLKRGYQVKTMSLPPMPSENLFPEHVENQLGDINQMSDSEIVDMLYDIDGFIYAIGADERWLPDAPSYRAFYQANVLPTQRIARLAVEAGVERFVLFGSYFSEFAERLPQYNLKNQSYPGTRLLQEQIAFAEGEGAMRVTSLRLPYIFGTMPGRTPLWKMFVDMVRDQPVYPIHKGGTAVITATQVAEAAIGALENGIHRSTYAICDSNLKYEEFFQMIVETLNQDTKIQVVDYESMRDRYVAADQHAASEGKEHGIHVEISQKMQEEDLYLDPNETMSTLKFKPEQDIKAVIRETLRHCL, from the coding sequence ATGAAAAAAGTATTTGTTCTCGGTGGCACTGGATTTCTTGGTTATCATACAGTTTGCGAACTTCTAAAAAGGGGTTACCAAGTCAAGACAATGTCTCTACCTCCAATGCCTTCTGAAAATCTATTTCCAGAACATGTGGAGAATCAATTGGGAGATATCAATCAAATGAGCGACTCCGAAATTGTAGATATGCTTTATGATATTGATGGATTTATTTATGCAATAGGTGCTGATGAACGATGGTTACCGGATGCACCGTCTTATCGTGCATTCTATCAAGCAAATGTTCTTCCCACACAACGAATTGCACGACTTGCAGTTGAAGCGGGTGTGGAACGATTTGTGTTATTTGGATCTTACTTTTCTGAATTCGCAGAACGCCTTCCGCAATATAATTTAAAAAACCAGAGCTATCCTGGTACACGTTTACTTCAAGAGCAAATTGCCTTTGCGGAAGGTGAAGGTGCCATGCGTGTCACAAGTCTTAGACTCCCCTATATTTTCGGAACTATGCCTGGGCGAACACCTCTTTGGAAGATGTTTGTAGACATGGTGCGCGATCAACCAGTATACCCTATACACAAAGGCGGAACTGCGGTAATTACCGCTACACAGGTCGCAGAAGCCGCAATAGGGGCTCTTGAAAACGGAATCCATCGTTCAACATACGCAATCTGCGATTCGAACCTTAAATACGAAGAATTTTTCCAAATGATCGTTGAGACATTAAACCAAGATACAAAAATACAGGTTGTAGATTACGAGTCCATGCGCGATCGATATGTCGCGGCAGACCAACATGCTGCATCTGAAGGAAAAGAACATGGAATCCATGTTGAGATATCACAAAAAATGCAAGAAGAAGATCTCTATCTCGACCCAAATGAAACCATGTCCACGCTTAAATTTAAACCTGAACAGGATATAAAAGCGGTTATACGCGAAACACTGCGTCATTGCTTATAA
- a CDS encoding NUDIX domain-containing protein: MDLKFKKEYCVVVTVLIKYKEKYLFDRNLQPIQGVLQYKERIEDCAQRLVKESYNQDISNLEFMGIGESFGRDYDHAHNFVLIAEVDDLSDETSYTLVEEGNYPDEWLPFIKAEDFDFYEYRNVEPNSLTSKDMSYTIMEGHELTFRVSALIRSDKGILFDDAHNLVGGRQMLNETIYQALEREVKEETGYDIDDSYFIGIAEDIVELPEFHKTVHYVNLVFEVSGDFSEPAASSVLWITEDEIEDINMGMVEVKQIIQSM, from the coding sequence ATGGACTTAAAATTTAAGAAAGAATACTGTGTAGTCGTTACAGTGCTTATTAAATATAAAGAAAAGTACTTGTTTGATCGAAACCTTCAGCCAATTCAAGGTGTGTTACAGTATAAAGAGCGAATTGAAGATTGTGCACAACGATTGGTTAAGGAATCATATAATCAAGACATTTCGAATCTTGAGTTTATGGGCATTGGTGAATCATTTGGACGAGATTATGATCATGCACATAACTTTGTATTAATCGCTGAAGTAGATGATCTCAGTGATGAAACATCCTATACGCTTGTTGAAGAAGGCAATTACCCAGATGAGTGGCTCCCTTTTATTAAAGCAGAGGATTTTGATTTTTATGAGTATCGTAATGTAGAGCCAAATTCATTAACTTCCAAGGATATGAGTTATACGATTATGGAGGGGCATGAATTGACGTTTAGAGTTAGTGCTTTAATACGTTCTGATAAAGGTATTCTTTTCGATGATGCACATAACCTAGTGGGCGGACGTCAAATGTTGAACGAAACAATTTACCAAGCCTTGGAACGCGAAGTTAAAGAAGAGACTGGTTATGATATCGATGATTCTTATTTTATTGGGATTGCGGAAGATATTGTAGAACTTCCAGAGTTTCATAAAACAGTCCATTATGTGAATCTGGTTTTTGAAGTGTCAGGTGACTTTTCAGAACCTGCTGCGTCCTCGGTCTTATGGATTACGGAAGATGAAATTGAAGACATTAATATGGGGATGGTTGAAGTTAAACAAATCATCCAGAGCATGTAA
- the rplA gene encoding 50S ribosomal protein L1, with product MAKKSKNVVKANELVDRSKVYSISEAIKLAKEASFAKFDETFEVSYRLNVDPRHADQQIRGAMVLPNGTGRSQKVLVVTQGAKEQEAKDAGADFVGGKEILEEIQKGWFEFDIIVATPDMMGELGKLGRVLGPKGLMPNPKTGTVTMDITKAVEEIKKGKIEYRVDKESNVNTIIGKSSFTDEALEENFNALHDVILKSRPAAVKGAFIKNLTISTSMGPGIKVSID from the coding sequence ATGGCTAAAAAATCAAAAAACGTCGTTAAAGCTAATGAATTAGTGGATCGCTCAAAAGTTTACTCAATTTCTGAAGCAATCAAATTAGCAAAAGAAGCAAGTTTCGCAAAATTCGATGAAACATTCGAAGTTTCATACCGTTTAAATGTTGATCCTCGTCATGCTGATCAACAAATCCGTGGTGCAATGGTATTACCTAATGGAACAGGACGTTCACAAAAGGTATTGGTTGTAACTCAAGGCGCTAAGGAACAAGAAGCAAAAGATGCAGGAGCAGATTTTGTTGGTGGTAAAGAAATTCTTGAAGAAATCCAAAAAGGATGGTTCGAGTTTGACATTATCGTTGCTACACCAGATATGATGGGTGAGCTTGGTAAACTTGGTCGTGTATTAGGACCTAAAGGTTTAATGCCAAACCCTAAAACTGGAACAGTAACTATGGACATCACTAAAGCTGTTGAAGAAATCAAAAAAGGTAAAATCGAATACCGTGTTGATAAAGAATCAAACGTTAACACAATTATCGGTAAATCATCATTTACAGATGAAGCATTAGAAGAAAACTTTAACGCATTACATGACGTAATTCTTAAATCACGTCCAGCTGCTGTTAAGGGTGCTTTTATTAAAAACCTTACAATCTCAACATCAATGGGTCCTGGAATCAAAGTTTCAATCGACTAA
- a CDS encoding IS3 family transposase, which produces MFSKAKQEVKYLAVQELHHKHGWSIQWMCKVLKIARSSYYKWTHRVETSNEIENHELCNLILDYDELFGHILGYRRMTDWINELNSVQYNSKRIHRLMKMLGVKSVIRQKSKKYSRSTPEITAENILNRNFFAAKPNEKWLTDVTEFKIKGSSKKLYLSAIIDLYDLSVVAYQISDRNNNQLVFDTYHKAIARYPEAKPLFHSDRGFQYTSRAFRKQLEDQGVMQSMSRVGHCIDNGPMEGFWGTIKSEMYYPNEFSTRSELKKAIEVYIDFYNNKRLQKRFKNKTPMMVRTEALGTETPVVYAIPTNKKIEAYWSNIREKQMQSLVA; this is translated from the coding sequence ATATTCTCCAAAGCAAAACAAGAAGTAAAGTATCTCGCAGTGCAGGAACTACATCATAAACATGGCTGGAGTATTCAGTGGATGTGTAAGGTACTTAAAATCGCAAGAAGTAGTTATTATAAATGGACGCATCGTGTTGAAACAAGCAATGAAATTGAAAATCATGAGCTTTGCAATCTCATTCTTGATTATGATGAACTATTTGGACATATCTTAGGCTATCGACGCATGACGGATTGGATCAATGAGTTGAATAGCGTTCAATATAACTCGAAGAGGATTCATAGACTCATGAAGATGCTAGGGGTGAAATCAGTGATTCGTCAAAAGTCTAAAAAATATTCACGAAGCACTCCTGAAATCACAGCTGAAAATATTTTAAATCGAAATTTCTTTGCCGCAAAACCGAATGAAAAATGGCTGACAGACGTCACAGAATTTAAGATTAAAGGTTCAAGTAAGAAACTATATCTCAGTGCGATTATTGATCTTTATGATTTAAGTGTTGTGGCGTATCAAATAAGTGATCGGAACAATAATCAACTTGTGTTTGATACTTATCATAAAGCTATCGCGAGATATCCAGAGGCAAAACCTTTATTTCACAGTGACCGCGGATTCCAATACACAAGTAGGGCATTTAGGAAACAGCTAGAAGATCAAGGAGTGATGCAAAGTATGTCTAGAGTGGGACATTGTATTGATAATGGTCCTATGGAAGGATTTTGGGGAACAATCAAATCAGAAATGTACTACCCTAATGAATTCAGTACAAGAAGCGAATTGAAGAAAGCAATTGAAGTGTATATTGATTTTTATAACAACAAGAGACTTCAGAAACGCTTCAAAAACAAAACACCAATGATGGTTCGAACTGAAGCGCTAGGAACAGAGACACCTGTAGTCTACGCGATTCCAACTAACAAGAAGATTGAAGCTTACTGGTCAAACATTAGAGAAAAACAAATGCAGTCACTTGTAGCATAA
- the tkt gene encoding transketolase → MNNIENLAVNALRVLSVDAVQKANSGHPGMPLGAAPMAYTVWANHMNFNPADPKWINRDRFVLSAGHGSALLYSLLHVFGYKVSKEDLQNFRQFNSLTPGHPEYGHTDGVEATTGPLGAGLSTAVGMAMAQEHLAAKYNKDGFDVFNNFTYVISGDGCMMEGITSEASSFAGAMNLGRLIVLYDSNNITIEGSTDLSFHEDVCARYEAYGFDTFVVEDGNDIEAINAAITEAKLNLDKPSFIEIRTKIGFGTPKEGSASSHGAPIGEEGIKTFKELVNYPSLEPFYVPKEVYEHFGAIAAEGAKAQDAWNAMMDSYKNAYPELAQQLEQDFTDITVEELTKNKSLFEFEDKPMATRNVSGMMINRLKDQYSNIFGGSADLAPSNMTHMNEEDSFSSQNFAGRNIHFGIREHAMAAMGNGIVLYGGLKAYVATFFVFSDFLKPMARLSSLMNLPLTYVLTHDSIGVGEDGPTHEPVEQLTMLRSLPNFYTFRPADAIETAYGWVLALTSKTTPVGLILSRQNLPQLEMTGADALKGGYVVKDAEKIDAIIMASGSEVSLAIEAAESLEKENIGVRVVSMPCIELFEEQSKEYQESVLPSAVRARVAVEAGSSLSWGKLIGLDGAYVTLDHFGGSAPAPKLFEAFGFTVDNVSETVKSILK, encoded by the coding sequence ATGAATAATATTGAAAACTTAGCAGTTAATGCACTTCGTGTGTTATCTGTAGATGCAGTTCAAAAAGCAAATTCAGGTCATCCTGGAATGCCTTTAGGCGCTGCACCCATGGCATATACTGTGTGGGCAAATCATATGAACTTTAATCCGGCTGATCCTAAATGGATCAACAGAGATCGTTTTGTTCTGTCAGCAGGACATGGATCGGCACTTCTCTACTCACTCTTGCACGTGTTTGGATATAAAGTTTCGAAAGAAGACTTACAAAATTTCCGTCAATTCAATTCGTTAACACCCGGTCATCCAGAATATGGTCATACGGATGGCGTTGAAGCAACAACAGGTCCTTTGGGTGCCGGTTTATCAACTGCAGTTGGTATGGCAATGGCTCAAGAACACCTCGCAGCGAAATATAACAAAGACGGATTCGACGTATTCAACAACTTCACATACGTTATTTCAGGTGATGGTTGTATGATGGAAGGAATTACAAGTGAAGCATCTTCTTTTGCGGGCGCAATGAACTTAGGTCGCTTGATTGTCCTTTATGATTCAAATAACATCACAATCGAAGGAAGTACAGATCTTTCATTCCATGAAGATGTATGTGCACGTTATGAAGCTTATGGTTTCGATACATTTGTGGTTGAAGACGGTAATGATATCGAAGCAATCAACGCTGCAATTACTGAAGCTAAATTAAATCTTGATAAACCTTCATTTATTGAAATCCGAACTAAGATTGGTTTCGGAACACCTAAAGAAGGTTCTGCCTCATCACATGGTGCTCCAATCGGTGAGGAAGGAATCAAAACATTTAAAGAACTTGTAAATTACCCAAGCCTGGAACCATTCTATGTTCCCAAAGAAGTGTACGAACACTTTGGTGCTATTGCAGCTGAAGGTGCGAAAGCACAAGATGCATGGAATGCAATGATGGATTCATATAAAAATGCTTATCCAGAATTAGCACAACAGTTAGAACAAGACTTCACAGACATTACTGTAGAAGAACTAACAAAGAATAAATCATTATTTGAATTTGAAGACAAACCAATGGCAACACGTAATGTTTCCGGTATGATGATAAATCGTCTTAAAGATCAATATTCAAATATTTTTGGAGGATCAGCGGATTTAGCCCCTTCTAATATGACCCATATGAATGAGGAAGATTCATTCTCATCACAAAATTTTGCAGGCCGTAATATTCATTTTGGAATTCGTGAACATGCAATGGCTGCGATGGGTAATGGTATTGTACTTTACGGTGGACTTAAAGCATATGTCGCAACATTCTTTGTGTTCTCTGATTTCTTAAAACCAATGGCTCGTTTAAGTTCACTGATGAACTTACCACTAACTTACGTTTTAACTCACGATAGTATTGGTGTTGGGGAAGATGGACCTACACATGAACCGGTTGAACAACTTACTATGTTACGTTCATTACCGAACTTCTATACATTCCGACCAGCGGATGCTATCGAAACTGCATATGGGTGGGTTTTAGCTCTTACATCTAAAACAACACCTGTTGGGCTGATTCTTTCACGTCAAAACTTACCACAACTTGAAATGACAGGTGCGGATGCACTTAAAGGTGGTTACGTTGTGAAGGACGCTGAAAAGATCGATGCGATTATCATGGCATCAGGATCTGAAGTTTCATTAGCAATTGAAGCTGCTGAGTCTTTGGAGAAAGAAAACATAGGTGTTCGTGTTGTTTCGATGCCATGTATTGAACTTTTTGAAGAACAAAGCAAAGAATATCAAGAATCTGTGCTTCCATCAGCAGTGCGCGCGCGTGTTGCCGTAGAAGCAGGTTCATCTCTCAGTTGGGGTAAACTTATCGGTCTTGATGGCGCTTATGTAACCTTGGATCACTTTGGTGGTTCTGCACCAGCACCGAAACTCTTTGAAGCATTCGGATTTACAGTGGATAATGTATCTGAAACGGTAAAATCAATACTTAAATAA
- the rplK gene encoding 50S ribosomal protein L11 yields the protein MSKKVARVVKLQFPAGGAKPGPALAGVGINMPQFCTAFNDQSRDRAGDVVPVEITVFDDKSFDFVLKTTPAAILLKRAAGVKSGSATPNSNIVATISADQLREIAEYKMPDLNANSIEGAMNIVAGTARNMGIAIEGMED from the coding sequence GTGAGTAAAAAAGTTGCAAGAGTAGTTAAACTACAATTCCCTGCCGGTGGCGCTAAACCAGGACCTGCATTAGCTGGTGTTGGTATTAACATGCCTCAATTCTGTACTGCGTTCAATGATCAAAGTAGAGATCGTGCAGGAGACGTCGTACCTGTAGAAATTACAGTATTCGATGACAAATCATTCGATTTTGTCTTAAAAACAACACCTGCTGCTATCTTATTAAAGAGAGCTGCTGGAGTTAAGAGTGGATCAGCAACACCAAATTCAAACATTGTTGCTACGATCTCAGCAGATCAATTACGTGAAATTGCTGAATATAAAATGCCCGATTTAAATGCAAATAGCATCGAAGGTGCTATGAACATCGTTGCTGGTACAGCACGTAATATGGGTATTGCTATTGAAGGAATGGAGGACTAG
- a CDS encoding glycosyltransferase, producing MKILLYQKGEKAFSKSGIGRAMKHQVRALSEAHVDFTTNIQDNYDLVHINTVDFGARKFARKARRMGKKVVYHAHSTEEDFRNSFMFSNQLAPLFKKHIVSSYKLGDYILTPTPYSKRILKGYGITIPIEDISNGIDLSRFEYSDDKVQAFRDYFKIEEGKQVVVSVGLYFERKGLPDFMEVARNMPEVTFIWFGHTPLASVTQKIRDAIKNKPDNVMLPGYISGDIIEGAYMCANMFFFPSYEETEGIVVLEALAARCQTLVRNIGVYDPWLVDGENCYKGETNDDFIRIIRGCLDQQLPATTAEGYHVAKARSIGAIGEQLKRIYSNVLEKK from the coding sequence ATGAAAATATTACTCTATCAAAAGGGCGAAAAGGCATTTAGTAAATCGGGAATTGGACGTGCAATGAAGCATCAAGTACGTGCTTTGTCGGAAGCTCATGTTGACTTTACAACAAATATCCAAGACAACTATGATTTGGTTCATATTAATACTGTGGATTTTGGAGCGCGTAAGTTTGCACGTAAGGCACGTAGAATGGGAAAAAAAGTTGTTTATCACGCGCATTCTACTGAAGAAGACTTCCGTAATTCATTTATGTTTTCAAATCAGCTCGCTCCGCTTTTTAAAAAGCATATCGTTTCAAGTTATAAGTTAGGGGATTATATTCTCACTCCAACTCCTTATTCTAAACGCATTCTTAAGGGGTATGGCATTACAATTCCAATTGAAGATATTTCAAATGGAATTGACTTGAGTCGCTTTGAATATTCAGATGATAAAGTTCAAGCATTTAGAGATTATTTTAAGATTGAAGAAGGAAAACAAGTAGTCGTTTCTGTAGGACTCTATTTTGAGCGAAAAGGACTGCCTGATTTTATGGAAGTTGCTCGAAATATGCCAGAGGTTACGTTTATATGGTTTGGCCATACTCCTCTTGCAAGTGTTACGCAAAAAATTCGTGATGCGATTAAAAATAAGCCGGATAATGTAATGCTTCCAGGTTATATTTCAGGAGATATTATCGAAGGGGCATACATGTGCGCAAATATGTTCTTTTTCCCATCATATGAAGAGACTGAGGGCATTGTGGTATTAGAGGCTCTTGCTGCACGTTGTCAAACGCTGGTTCGAAATATTGGTGTATACGATCCATGGCTTGTGGATGGGGAGAACTGTTATAAGGGCGAGACGAATGATGATTTTATCCGAATTATTAGAGGTTGTCTCGATCAACAGTTACCTGCCACAACAGCGGAAGGATACCATGTCGCGAAAGCACGTAGTATCGGTGCTATTGGAGAACAATTAAAACGTATCTATTCAAATGTTCTGGAGAAGAAGTAG
- a CDS encoding helix-turn-helix domain-containing protein has product MGRKNKYPAEIKEQAINEYLNGIKGAPEIAEELSIDSSTLRSWVKKYQTYGIEVFSDKDRNKSYSKELKESAIRDYLEGAGSLKDISIKYGISSHEVLRGWIKKYNRLETIKDYDPKGEVYMTKGRKTTIEERQEIVAYCIEHDYDYKGTAERYELSYAQVYQWVKKYNELGDDGLLDKRGKRKQEDQLSNEERLERKVKLLERQLELKERENILLKKVKEIERGRYSPKQNKK; this is encoded by the coding sequence ATGGGGAGAAAGAATAAATATCCAGCCGAAATAAAAGAACAAGCAATTAATGAATATTTGAATGGCATAAAAGGTGCACCAGAAATAGCTGAAGAATTATCTATTGATTCTAGTACATTACGTAGTTGGGTGAAAAAGTATCAAACTTATGGTATTGAAGTTTTTTCAGATAAAGATCGAAACAAAAGTTATTCGAAAGAGCTCAAGGAATCCGCAATTAGGGATTATCTTGAAGGCGCAGGTTCTCTTAAAGATATTAGTATTAAATATGGTATAAGTTCCCATGAGGTTTTGCGCGGATGGATAAAAAAGTATAATAGACTTGAAACTATAAAGGATTACGATCCTAAAGGAGAAGTCTATATGACAAAAGGTAGAAAAACAACAATTGAGGAGCGTCAGGAAATTGTCGCATATTGTATTGAACATGACTACGATTATAAGGGGACTGCTGAGCGCTATGAACTTTCTTATGCTCAGGTTTATCAGTGGGTGAAAAAGTATAACGAATTGGGAGATGATGGTCTTCTTGATAAACGTGGCAAGCGAAAACAAGAAGATCAACTTAGTAATGAAGAACGTTTAGAACGTAAAGTAAAACTACTTGAAAGACAACTCGAACTGAAAGAACGCGAGAACATTCTATTAAAAAAAGTGAAGGAAATCGAAAGGGGGCGATATTCTCCAAAGCAAAACAAGAAGTAA
- a CDS encoding GNAT family N-acetyltransferase yields MIRYMEIPEIDQVMEIWLKCNLEVHSFVDAAFWNDNYDSVKEMMEHANIYVSVEDGVIEGFAGVMEGYYLAGIFVSNDSRNKGIGKELLDYIKTRYDELTLNVYDQNTRAQSFYKREGFVVVETHNDGPTEHTMVWPEVL; encoded by the coding sequence ATGATACGTTATATGGAAATTCCTGAAATAGATCAAGTTATGGAGATTTGGTTAAAATGTAATTTAGAGGTTCATTCATTTGTGGATGCTGCGTTTTGGAACGATAATTATGATAGTGTGAAAGAGATGATGGAGCATGCGAATATCTATGTCTCTGTAGAAGACGGTGTCATTGAGGGATTTGCGGGAGTGATGGAAGGATATTATCTTGCGGGAATTTTTGTTTCTAACGATTCGCGAAATAAGGGCATTGGTAAAGAACTTCTTGATTATATAAAAACACGTTATGATGAACTCACACTTAATGTTTATGATCAAAATACAAGAGCACAAAGTTTTTATAAACGTGAGGGATTTGTTGTTGTGGAGACGCATAATGATGGCCCAACAGAACATACGATGGTTTGGCCGGAAGTCCTATAA
- a CDS encoding transcription repressor NadR, producing the protein MHGDVRRTQIITKLFDSEHAISANQFAKTFNVSRQIIVGDIALLRAQGHDIIATGKGYLINRIDENMKIYTLAMQHSHYDTQKELEIFIKHHAHVLDVTVEHPVYGSLTGQLDIRTYEDITLFMNQKPELLASLTNGIHLHRIAISKEHYPELMIDLKQHEFLYESN; encoded by the coding sequence ATGCATGGTGATGTACGACGCACACAGATTATTACAAAATTGTTCGATTCGGAACATGCAATTAGCGCAAATCAATTCGCAAAGACATTTAATGTATCACGACAAATAATTGTCGGGGATATTGCACTTTTAAGGGCACAAGGACACGACATTATTGCGACAGGTAAAGGATATCTTATAAATCGCATTGATGAGAACATGAAAATCTATACACTTGCGATGCAACACAGTCATTACGATACACAAAAAGAATTAGAAATTTTCATTAAACACCACGCACATGTTTTGGATGTCACCGTTGAACATCCCGTCTATGGTTCCCTTACCGGTCAATTGGATATTCGAACTTATGAAGATATTACACTTTTTATGAACCAAAAACCTGAACTTCTCGCTTCACTTACAAATGGTATCCACCTTCATCGCATTGCAATTTCTAAAGAGCACTACCCCGAACTCATGATTGATTTAAAACAACATGAATTTCTCTATGAAAGTAACTAA